A region of Microtus ochrogaster isolate Prairie Vole_2 linkage group LG1, MicOch1.0, whole genome shotgun sequence DNA encodes the following proteins:
- the F2rl3 gene encoding proteinase-activated receptor 4 → MSWLLLCLLVLGLSLTQGTQTPSIYDDGESTGGGHEGTVGPTAGLKESKSPGQLHPRGFPGKFCENNSDTLELPASSQALLLGWVPTRLVPALYGLVVAVGLPANGLALWVLATRVPRLPSTVLLMNLAFADLLLALVLPPRLVYHLRGQHWTSGEAACRMATAALYGHMYSSVLLLAAVSLDRYLALVHPLRARVLRGRCLTTGLCLVAWLSAATLALPLTLQRQTFRLAGSDRMLCHDALPLAEQTSHWGPAFTCLAVLGCFLPLLIMGLCYGATLHALAASGQRYGHALRLTALVLASAVASFTPSNVLLVLHYSNPSPEAWGDLYGAYVPSLALSTLNSCVDPFIYYYVSHEFRDKVRAMLCRQPETSSSSQASRDAGRRGTAICSSTLL, encoded by the exons ATGTCCTGGCTGCTGCTGTGTCTGCTTGTGCTGGGACTCAGCCTGACACAGGGCACCCAGACCCCTAGCATCTATGATGATGGAGAAAGTACCGGGGGAGGCCATG AAGGCACTGTGGGTCCCACAGCTGGACTCAAGGAGTCGAAGTCCCCAGGCCAGCTTCACCCACGAGGCTTCCCAGGCAAGTTCTGTGAAAACAACAGCGACACGCTGGAGCTTCCTGCCAGCTCTCAAGCGCTGCTGCTGGGGTGGGTCCCCACGAGGCTGGTGCCTGCCCTCTATGGGCTGGTGGTGGCCGTGGGGCTGCCGGCCAATGGACTGGCGCTGTGGGTGCTGGCCACACGGGTGCCCCGCCTGCCATCTACCGTCCTGCTCATGAACCTCGCCTTTGCGGACCTGCTGCTGGCCCTGGTGCTGCCACCACGCCTGGTCTACCACCTGCGTGGCCAGCACTGGACCTCTGGGGAGGCTGCCTGCCGGATGGCCACAGCTGCCCTCTATGGCCATATGTATAGCTCAGTGTTGCTGCTGGCCGCAGTCAGCCTGGACCGGTACCTGGCCCTGGTGCATCCTCTGCGAGCTCGTGTGCTGCGTGGTCGGTGCCTGACCACCGGGCTTTGCTTGGTGGCCTGGCTCTCCGCAGCcaccctggccctgcctctcactctGCAGCGGCAGACCTTCCGGCTGGCCGGCTCTGATCGCATGCTGTGCCACGATGCTCTGCCCTTGGCTGAGCAGACCTCCCACTGGGGACCGGCCTTCACCTGCCTGGCCGTGCTGGGCTGCTTTCTGCCACTGCTGATTATGGGCCTGTGCTATGGGGCCACCCTGCATGCACTGGCGGCCAGTGGCCAGCGCTACGGCCATGCACTCAGACTGACGGCCCTGGTGCTGGCCTCAGCAGTGGCCTCTTTCACACCCAGCAACGTGCTGCTGGTGCTGCACTATTCGAACCCAAGTCCTGAGGCGTGGGGCGATCTCTATGGAGCCTACGTGCCCAGCCTGGCGCTCAGCACCCTCAACAGCTGCGTGGATCCTTTCATCTACTACTATGTGTCCCACGAGTTCAGGGACAAGGTACGGGCCATGTTGTGTCGCCAGCCAGAGACCAGCAGCTCGTCCCAGGCCTCCAGAGACGCTGGACGCCGAGGGACTGCCATTTGTTCCTCTACACTTCTGTGA